From the Deinococcus sonorensis KR-87 genome, the window AAGTCCATGGGTGGGGGTGGCTCGAAGGGCGGCAGATCGTCGAAGCCGATCCGGATCGGCTCGGGAATGACGGGCGGCGCGGCGGGCGCAGGCCGGGGGTCGGCGAGCAGCGTCGTTTCTGCCGGGTCCGGCTCACCGATCACGATCACCTCGGCGGCCCCCCGCAGCGGCTGAGGCGCGGCGTCCTGCAGATCCGGGACGGGGCTGGCCTGCGGCCTCTCCTGCACCGGGATGGGAGGCGGCATGACCTCCACCACCGGCGAGACCGGCTCCGGCGGCGCACTCACCGGCTGAGGCTGCGGCGACACGGCGACCGAACTCGCGGGCGCCTCGCGGGTGGGCTGTGCCCGCCGCATGGGCCGGGCGCGGGGGGGTGGGGGCGGCGCGTTCAGCAGGTCCAGCGCCTCCTGGGCACTGAGCTGCTCCAACCGCTGCAGCGCGGCCGGCCGGACCCCCAGATGGTCCAGCGTGGCGGCCAGATCGCGCAGGTCGTCCTGGGGGGTGACTCCCGCACGCCAGGGCAGCCCGGCGCCTGCCAGCCGCACCTGCCCGTCCACCAGCCACAGCTGCGCCGGTCCCACGCCGCCGTGTGGCCGTCCGGCCGCGTGCAGCGCCGCCAGCGCTTCGAGCGCCCCCCGGGCCGTCTGCTCCGGGTTGCTGGCCGGGGCCGCCAGCGGGGACAGTTCGGTCAGGGCGTAGGGCTGGCCCGCCTCTCGCCCGGTGTCGGTCAGGGGCAGCAGCCACGCCGAGTCCGGCACGGGGCCAATCTCGCCTCCGGGCGGCAGCAGGTACAGCAGGGCCGGCATCCCGCTCAGCCGGTCCACCGCCCGCAGCGCCTGCACCGGTCCTTCCGTGGCCCCGGCATCCAGACCGGGCAGCGGCTGGAGCACCACATAGGGGCCGAAGGTTCTCACGCGGCCAGTATACCGGGGGTGAGGCCGCCACTGCACGCTTCTTTGTAAGCGTCTCACTTGCCCCCGCGCGGCCGGTGCGCTACAACTCGCAGTATGCATGAGAAGCTTCTGGCCGCTCTGGGCACGGTCAACGACCCGGAGCTGCACCGCGACCTGGTGTCGCTCGGCATGATCGAGCGGGCCGAGCTGACCTCGGGCGTGGCCCACGTGAAGGTCAACCTGACCACCCCCGCCTGCCCGCTGAAGGCCACCATCGAGCGCGACGTGCGCCAGGCGGTGATGAGCGTGGAAGGTGTGCAGGACGTGGAGATCGAGTTCGGGGCGCAGGTGCGGGCCCAGAGCACGCCGGCGCTGCCGGGCGTGCAGCACGTGATTGCGGTGGGCAGCGGCAAGGGCGGCGTCGGCAAGTCGTCGGTGGCGGCCAACCTGGCGGCGGCGCTGGCGGCCAGCGGCGCGCGGGTGGGGCTGCTGGACGCCGACGTGTACGGCCCCAGCATCGCGCACATGATGGGCCAGGGCGCGGCGCGCATTGCCGCCAACGCCGAGCGCAAGATGCAGCCGATCGAGGCGCACGGCCTGCGCTTCCTGAGCATGGCCAACCTGATGCCGGCCGGACAGGCGCTGGTGTGGCGCGGCCCGATGCTGCACTCGGCCATCCAGCAGTTCTTGAAGGATGCAGCCTGGGGCCAGCTGGACTACCTGATCGTGGACCTGCCGCCCGGCACCGGCGACGTGCAGCTGTCGCTGACCCAGACGGTGCAGCTGACCGGCGCGGTGATCGTGACCACCCCGCAGGACGTGGCCCTGATCGACGCGTCGCGCGCCATCGACATGTTCCGCAAGGCCAGCGTGCCGGTGCTGGGCATCGTGGAGAACATGAGCTACTTCGTGGCGCCCGACACCGGCCTGAGCTACGACATCTTTGGGCGCGGCGGCGCGTCGCGGCTGGCCCAGCAGTTCGGCGGGCTGCCGGTGCTGGGTGAGGTGCCGCTCGACACCGAGGTGCGGCAGGATGCCGACGCCGGCATGCCAGCGGTGCTGGCGCATCCGGACAGCGCAGCCAGCCGGGCGCTGCTGCAGGTGGCGAAGAATCTGGCCGGCCGGGTCAGCGTGCAGGCATTCGCGGGAGCCCTCGAACCGCTCCCGATGGTCTGAACGCCGTGATCTCGTCATCTCCCCTGCGGGAACAGAGCGGCAGCCAGCATCCGGGCCTGCAGGGCTCCAAGACGCGGGTGCTGGACCTGCTCAAGCGGCACGGTGCCCAGACGGCCGCCGCCCTGGCCGAGCGGCTGGACGTGAGCCTGCCGGCCGCCCGCAAGCACCTGCAGGACCTGCAGGAAGCGGGCCTGGTGGTGGCGCGCACCGAGAAGCCCGGCGGACGTGGACGGCCGCAGCATGTCTTCGCGCTGAGCGAGCGCGGCGAAAGCACCTTCCCCAAGAGTTACGCCACCCTGTGCAGCGACGTGCTGGGCCATGTGCAGCAGCTGTTCGGCGAGGGGGCGGTGATGCAGGTGATGGACGCCCGGCGGGTGGAGCTGTACCGCCGGCTGGCCCCACTGATCCAGCAACCGCTGCTGGGCGACCGGGTGACG encodes:
- a CDS encoding Mrp/NBP35 family ATP-binding protein, whose translation is MHEKLLAALGTVNDPELHRDLVSLGMIERAELTSGVAHVKVNLTTPACPLKATIERDVRQAVMSVEGVQDVEIEFGAQVRAQSTPALPGVQHVIAVGSGKGGVGKSSVAANLAAALAASGARVGLLDADVYGPSIAHMMGQGAARIAANAERKMQPIEAHGLRFLSMANLMPAGQALVWRGPMLHSAIQQFLKDAAWGQLDYLIVDLPPGTGDVQLSLTQTVQLTGAVIVTTPQDVALIDASRAIDMFRKASVPVLGIVENMSYFVAPDTGLSYDIFGRGGASRLAQQFGGLPVLGEVPLDTEVRQDADAGMPAVLAHPDSAASRALLQVAKNLAGRVSVQAFAGALEPLPMV
- a CDS encoding helix-turn-helix transcriptional regulator produces the protein MISSSPLREQSGSQHPGLQGSKTRVLDLLKRHGAQTAAALAERLDVSLPAARKHLQDLQEAGLVVARTEKPGGRGRPQHVFALSERGESTFPKSYATLCSDVLGHVQQLFGEGAVMQVMDARRVELYRRLAPLIQQPLLGDRVTALADELRLAGYAAEAVCEDGVWYLLERNCPALKVAREFNQLCQSELTLYRELLQAPVTRESRIACGAAECRYRIG